One Thunnus maccoyii chromosome 14, fThuMac1.1, whole genome shotgun sequence genomic window carries:
- the march5 gene encoding E3 ubiquitin-protein ligase MARCH5: MAEEGAVVMQQNLDRSCWVCFATDEDDRTAEWVRPCRCRGSTKWVHQACLQRWVDEKQRGNSTARVACPQCNAEYLIVFPKLGPVVYVLDLADRLISKAGPFAAAGIMVGSIYWTAVTYGAVTVMQVVGHKEGLDVMERADPLFLLIGLPTIPVMLILGKMIRWEDYVLRLWRKYSNKLQILNSIFPGIGCPVPRIPAEASPLADHVSATRILCGALVFPTIATIVGKLMFSSVNSNLQRTILGGIAFVAIKGAFKVYFKQQQYLRQAHRKILNFPEQEEA; encoded by the exons gaGCTGCTGGGTGTGTTTCGCCACAGACGAGGATGACCGCACAGCAGAGTGGGTGCGTCCGTGTCGCTGCCGCGGCTCCACCAAGTGGGTTCACCAGGCCTGCCTGCAGCGCTGGGTTGACGAGAAGCAGCGGGGCAACAGCACAGCGCGCGTGGCCTGCCCACAGTGCAATGCAGAATACCTCATCGTCTTTCCCAAACTGG GTCCCGTGGTTTATGTGCTGGACCTGGCCGACCGGCTCATCTCTAAGGCCGGCCCCTTCGCCGCCGCCGGCATCATGGTGGGCTCCATCTACTGGACTGCCGTCACCTACGGAGCCGTCACCGTCATGCAG GTGGTGGGCCATAAGGAGGGCCTGGATGTTATGGAGCGGGCCGACCCTCTGTTCCTACTCATCGGCCTGCCCACCATCCCTGTCATGCTGATCCTCGGCAAGATGATCCGCTGGGAGGACTATGTCCTGCGCCTGTGGAGGAAGTACTCCAACAAACTGCAGATCCTCAACAGCATCTTCCCAG GGATTGGCTGCCCAGTTCCTCGCATCCCGGCGGAGGCCAGCCCGCTGGCAGACCACGTGTCTGCCACCCGGATCCTGTGTGGCGCGCTGGTGTTCCCCACCATCGCCACCATAGTGGGCAAGCTCATGTTCAGCAGCGTCAACTCCAACCTGCAGAGGACCATCCTG GGAGGCATCGCCTTCGTGGCCATCAAGGGGGCGTTTAAGGTGTACTTCAAACAACAGCAGTACCTGAGACAAGCCCACCGCAAGATCCTCAACTTCCCCGAGCAGGAGGAAGCCTGA